A section of the Ogataea parapolymorpha DL-1 chromosome II, whole genome shotgun sequence genome encodes:
- a CDS encoding T-SNARE affecting a late Golgi compartment protein 2 gives MFRDRTNLYISYRRTFPHHRGVFSSKADRFDGLKDEEEGLIQPYSDTGETEMVELPPSIVELQRNSELMLADIETKITELGKLYKKNLLPGFSDTTEDDAKIKELSFKITKSFQLMYSEIKTLDDSRLQFQKAAETEMVDNLKKSLAIRTQDLSTQFRSLQNSYIRYLKEDEFEVPLIDTKGGNKFVQTESSENIESYSRQALQESSQQLMSQQETISDEYLHQREEEIYKIAQGVIEISTIFKELENMVVDQGTVLDRIDYNLSKTVADVKGADKQMKKAEKYQKATAKCKLVFFLVLLILLFLMILIVKPKRVDHYYEPKPAQPNQPADQPADQPATPNTPNDDYDSLLAESG, from the coding sequence ATGTTTAGAGACCGCACAAATTTGTACATCTCGTACCGCCGAACATTCCCACACCACCGCGGCGTGTTCTCCAGCAAGGCAGACCGCTTTGACGGgctcaaggacgaggaagagggCCTCATCCAGCCGTACTCGGACACCGGCGAAACAGAGATGGTGGAGTTGCCCCCCAGCATTGTCGAGCTGCAGCGCAATTCAGAGCTCATGCTGGCAGACATCGAGACGAAAATCACGGAATTGGGCAAGCTCTATAAGAAGAACCTGCTCCCTGGGTTCAGTGACACcaccgaggacgacgcCAAAATTAAAGAGCTGTCCTTTAAAATCACAAAGAGCTTCCAGCTCATGTACTCCGAAATTAAAACGCTCGACGATTCACGGCTGCAGTTTCAAAAGGCGGCCGAGACCGAAATGGTGGAcaatctgaaaaagagtCTGGCCATTCGCACGCAGGATCTGTCGACGCAGTTCCGAAGTCTCCAGAACAGCTACATCCGCTACCTCAAAGAAGACGAGTTCGAGGTGCCCCTCATAGACACCAAGGGCGGCAACAAGTTTGTCCAGACAGAGTCCAGCGAGAACATTGAGTCATACTCGCGCCAGGCGCTGCAGGAGTCATCACAGCAACTCATGTCGCAACAGGAAACcatcagcgacgagtaCCTCCACCAGAGGGAAGAGGAGATTTACAAGATTGCACAGGGCGTGATAGAAATCTCCACgattttcaaagagctcgaaaatatGGTGGTAGACCAGGGAACGGTGCTGGACAGGATTGACTACAATTTGAGCAAGACGGTTGCCGACGTGAAAGGAGCAGATAAACAGATGAAAAAGGCCGAAAAATACCAAAAGGCCACGGCCAAGTGCAAGCTGGTGTTTTTCCTCGTGCTGCTGATTCTGCTGTTCCTCATGATCCTTATAGTGAAGCCAAAAAGAGTGGACCACTACTACGAACCGAAACCTGCACAGCCCAACCAGCCGGCAGATCAGCCGGCAGACCAGCCAGCTACGCCAAACACGCCCAACGACGACTACGACTCCCTGCTTGCAGAAAGCGGGTAG
- a CDS encoding 1-phosphatidylinositol-3-phosphate 5-kinase codes for MSFKLGLSGSAHSTTQLSDHVLPSHASVHRASVNDSYNDLTLNLMSTLRNKHNTEPQGLGRDYWLDDSSATKCRSCDRTFTTFRRKHHCRICGKIFCSNCTTFIDGDKFNHPGKMRVCLLCLKLADRYEEYASSEDESVGDESNSSTQVSETLSPVRADSESRDTQSLAATTDEQFVPRSAPTPPPMMAIPTTRKGEAIEIDIPRSNSVSRRSRGNTLLANRPFHAGNGDTGSRAGNGGAEQDKKTLTPLNFTTAAANAAADAASSIFNFGTAILPGNHQPSADLRHDEEYALSASHTLLGSPSELSDDEDEPGLLAFTSVHSNPLNNHEFNWTYHSPNASMFKLEDTGSMTGRKVFRSNRPRRPTNFHRLKHRRMSRSGTRVASDASSSAPFGRTASGVFGFGFEEFEFMDDFLRAGENHARQLLTQLLTDRKVEHIDVWARTLIKCLKRVSSVPVELANGESFDISNYLKLKRIPGSSIEDSGVLDGIVFSKCLPLKTMADCIQNPRIMLVTFQIEYEQEADTRFSSLEPLIAQQDQYLEKLVARIVALKPNVVLAESTVNGYALKLLADAGITVAFNLKPQLLKKIARMTKADVVNSIDKLATNPALGRCGKFEVRSYVHDSVRRTYVFLTGCNPEAGFTVVLRGGSREELAKVKECATLMAYVFFNVKLESGLMRDQCLQAGDYELHSAVEPLHSMSLGSYQDVERAFDVRILSSSPWVRFERPFVLERLALYQARLDKNAELRRRFAELTAGNAGTGEAVGDLLLQWNVRIDADELPQRDADLAKLVEQHEDYVDKHNRYEISLAEKQWEQFWHPRRFVFFDPNYHQNIVTLYSMVSTKNATPCVGPEIQVTDYYWDNDFCLGQYIEHLCVNAGQLCTEGCGLTLKEHFRSYVHGSGKVDVVVETNPKPLQGRENMIMAWSLCKSCQNTTPVLPLSDNAWKYSFGKYLELSFWCRGMKVKGAACAHDFYRDQIHYFSFQNLAVRVEYSEVEILELVPPKFQLFWKPEYDLQIKVQTYKQVVKRTTVFFESVRSRLNRLKLDSMTEDRIEAAQQRVQELKTRVDQQQTAMLQLAEDIYRTTPVSGHLRLTGVIREVQELSNDWNFEFQEFDKDFLPTEKEIKKITAFQLDRLFKAGNDKPGELAEKEKEEEKEEKEEEGAGTRRRGNLVLEKIQELQQGSSELQNHILETGDRVLPRLTELNSEGKVKKLAEYFDAQEFFRQREEEKRKLQENSYRHKLVASRPTVEVYKNVKDAVEEERAESDRREEPKQQPAQTQPQQTQTQPEKSSLLKSLTHFWADRSATLWEPLSYPLGPTEHIFVDSDVIVREDEPSSIIAFCLNTADYGSKLYYQEKQQQQDETDDGESASVRSEHETKQSPASSYTGDGTACSPDLEKIMLKKGFHLKYQFEEGYSTISCKIFFAEQFDAFRRQCGVSTKYVESLSRCVKWDSTGGKSGSAFLKTLDDRFIIKELSRSELEAFVQFAPSYFEYFAQALFHSLPTVLVKIFGFYQIQVKTNMPGARSYTMNVLIMENLFYNRKMTRIFDLKGSMRNRHVEQTGKENEVLLDENMVEYIYESPLFVRENAKRLLRASLWNDTLFLAKMNVMDYSLVVGIDSENKELVVGIIDCIRTFTWDKKLESWVKEKGLVGGTGVGKEPTVITPKQYKNRFREAMERYILMAPGPFYTST; via the coding sequence ATGTCATTCAAACTAGGCCTTTCAGGGTCGGCGCATTCGACTACGCAGCTGAGCGACCATGTGCTGCCGTCGCATGCGAGCGTGCACCGGGCGAGCGTGAACGACAGCTACAACGACCTGACGCTGAACCTGATGAGCACGCTGCGCAACAAGCACAATACAGAACCCCAGGGCCTGGGGCGCGACTACTGGCTCGACGACTCGTCGGCGACGAAATGCCGGTCCTGCGACCGCACGTTCACCACCTTCCGCCGCAAACACCACTGTCGGATCTGCGGCAAGATCTTCTGCAGCAATTGCACTACCTTCATTGACGGTGACAAGTTCAACCATCCGGGCAAGATGCGAGTGTGTCTCTTGTGTCTGAAACTGGCCGATCGGTACGAGGAGTATGCCTCGAGTGAAGACGAGTCGGTTGGAGACGAGTCGAACAGCTCGACTCAGGTTTCCGAGACGCTTTCGCCAGTGCGCGCGGACTCTGAGAGCCGCGACACGCAGTCGCTCGCAGCGACGACAGACGAGCAGTTTGTGCCACGGTCGGCGCCAACGCCGCCGCCGATGATGGCGATCCCGACGACGCGCAAAGGAGAGGCGatcgagatcgacatcCCGCGCTCGAACTCAGTGAGTCGTCGCAGCCGGGGAAACACGCTGCTGGCGAACCGGCCGTTCCACGCGGGCAACGGAGACACGGGCAGCCGTGCGGGCAACGGGGGTGCAGAGCAGGACAAAAAGACGCTGACGCCACTCAACTTCACGACGGCGGCGGCGAACGCGGCCGCAGACGCCGCGTCCTCGATCTTCAACTTCGGCACCGCCATCCTGCCGGGCAACCACCAGCCGTCCGCAGACTTGCGCCACGATGAGGAGTACGCGCTATCGGCCTCGCATACTCTGCTAGGCTCGCCGTCGGAGCTGtcagacgacgaggacgagccagGACTGCTGGCGTTCACTTCCGTACACTCGAATCCGCTCAACAACCACGAATTCAACTGGACTTACCACAGTCCCAACGCCAGCATGTTCAAGCTTGAGGACACGGGCAGCATGACAGGTCGCAAGGTGTTCCGCTCGAACAGGCCGCGGCGGCCGACGAATTTCCACCGGCTCAAGCACCGGCGCATGAGTCGCAGCGGGACGCGCGTGGCCAGCGACGCGAGCTCCAGCGCGCCGTTTGGACGCACTGCGTCCGGCGTGTTTGGGTTTGGGttcgaggagtttgagTTCATGGACGATTTCCTGCGCGCAGGAGAAAACCACGCGCGACAGCTGCTCACACAGCTTTTGACCGACCGCAAAGTGGAGCACATTGACGTCTGGGCACGAACGTTAATAAAGTGTCTCAAACGAGTTTCCAGTGTGCCCGTGGAGCTGGCGAACGGCGAGAGTTTCGACATCTCGAACTATCTCAAGTTGAAACGGATTCCCGGCTCCTCGATCGAGGACTCGGGCGTGCTGGACGGAATCGTTTTTTCCAAATGTCTGCCGCTGAAGACGATGGCCGACTGCATCCAGAATCCGCGAATTATGCTGGTGACGTTCCAGATCGAGTATGAGCAGGAGGCCGATACGCGGTTCTCCAGCCTGGAACCGCTCATTGCGCAGCAGGACCAGTATCtagagaagctggtggcaCGGATTGTGGCTCTGAAGCCGAACGTGGTGCTTGCCGAGAGCACGGTGAACGGATACGCGTtgaagctgctggcagACGCGGGAATCACCGTGGCGTTCAACCTCAagccgcagctgctcaagaaaatAGCGCGCATGACCAAGGCAGACGTGGTCAACTCGatcgacaagctggccaCGAACCCGGCGCTGGGCCGCTGCGGCAAGTTCGAGGTGCGCTCGTACGTGCACGATTCGGTGCGCCGGACGTACGTTTTTCTGACGGGCTGCAACCCGGAGGCAGGATTCACGGTGGTGTTGCGTGGGGGCAGCAGAGAAgagctggccaaggtgAAGGAGTGCGCGACGCTGATGGCGTACGTATTTTTCAACGTGAAGCTGGAGTCCGGCCTGATGCGCGACCAGTGTCTGCAGGCGGGCGACTACGAACTCCACTCGGCAGTGGAGCCGCTGCACAGCATGAGCCTGGGCAGCTACCAAGATGTGGAGCGGGCGTTCGACGTGCGGATCctgtcgtcgtcgccgtgGGTGCGGTTTGAGCGGCCGTTTGTGCTCGAGAGGCTGGCGCTGTACCAGGCGCGGCTGGATAAGAACGCAGAGCTGCGGCGACGGTTTGCCGAGCTGACAGCAGGCAACGCCGGTACCGGCGAAGCTGTGGgcgacctgctgctgcagtGGAACGTGCGCATCGACgccgacgagctgccacAGCGCGACGCAGACCTCGccaagctcgtcgagcaGCACGAGGACTACGTCGACAAGCACAACCGGTACGAAATCTCGCTTGCCGAAAAGCAATGGGAGCAGTTCTGGCATCCGCGTCGGTTTGTCTTTTTCGACCCAAACTACCATCAGAACATCGTCACTTTGTACAGCATGGTGTCGACGAAAAACGCGACGCCGTGTGTGGGCCCGGAAATCCAAGTCACCGACTACTACTGGGACAACGACTTCTGTCTGGGCCAATATATTGAGCACTTGTGTGTGAACGCGGGCCAGCTGTGTACAGAGGGGTGCGGGCTGACATTGAAAGAGCATTTCCGGTCGTACGTGCACGGCAGCGGCAAAGTGgacgtggtggtggagacgAACCCGAAGCCGTTGCAGGGTCGCGAGAACATGATCATGGCATGGAGTCTGTGCAAGAGCTGCCAGAACACGACACCGGTGCTACCGTTGAGCGACAACGCGTGGAAATACTCGTTTGGCAAGTACTTGGAGCTGTCGTTCTGGTGTCGCGGGATGAAGGTGAAGGGCGCCGCGTGCGCGCACGATTTCTACCGCGATCAGATCCACTACTTCAGTTTCCAGAACCTGGCTGTGCGCGTCGAATATTCGGAGGTGGAaattttggagctggtgcCACCCAAgttccagcttttctggaAGCCCGAGTACGATCTGCAGATCAAGGTGCAGACGTACAAGCAGGTGGTGAAGCGGACGACggttttctttgagagcgTGCGGAGCCGGCTGAATCGGCTGAAGCTGGACAGCATGACAGAGGACCGGATCGaggctgcgcagcagcgggtgcaggagctgaagaCACGCGtggaccagcagcagacgGCGATGCTCCAGCTGGCGGAGGACATTTACCGCACTACGCCGGTGTCGGGCCATTTGCGGCTGACGGGAGTGATCCGCGAGGTGCAGGAGCTGTCGAACGACTGGAATTTCGAGTTTCAGGAGTTCGATAAGGATTTTCTGCCGACGGAgaaggaaatcaagaaaatcacgGCTTTCCAATTGGACCGTCTGTTCAAGGCGGGAAACGACAAGCCGGGAGAGCTGgcagagaaggagaaggaggaggaaaaggaggaaaaagaggaggaggGAGCAGGTACGCGGCGACGCGGCAatctggtgctggaaaaaatccagGAGTTGCAGCAGGGCAGTAGCGAGCTGCAGAACCATATACTGGAGACCGGCGACCGGGTGCTGCCCCGGCTGACAGAACTGAACAGCGAGGGGAAGGTCAAGAAGTTGGCGGAGTATTTCGACGCACAGGAGTTTTTCCGGCAGCgcgaggaggaaaaacgCAAACTGCAGGAGAACAGCTATAGACACAAATTGGTGGCATCGCGGCCGACCGTGGAGGTGTACAAGAACGTGAAGGACgcggtggaggaggagcgTGCCGAGTCGGACAGGCGGGAGGAGCCGAAACAGCAGCCGGCGCAGAcgcagccgcagcagacGCAGACACAGCCGGAAAAAtcgtcgctgctcaagtcgTTGACGCATTTCTGGGCCGACCGGTCGGCGACCCTGTGGGAGCCGCTGTCGTACCCGTTGGGCCCGACGGAGCACATTTTCGTCGACTCGGACGTGATTGTGCGGGAGGACGAGCCGAGCTCGATCATTGCGTTCTGCCTAAACACGGCAGATTACGGCTCGAAACTGTACTATcaggaaaaacagcagcagcaggacGAGACggacgacggcgagtcTGCGTCGGTGCGGTCGGAGCATGAGACCAAACAGAGCCCGGCCAGCAGCTACACGGGCGATGGGACGGCTTGCTCGCCCGATctcgagaaaatcatgctCAAAAAAGGTTTCCATTTGAAATACCAGTTCGAAGAAGGGTATTCGACGATTTCGTGCAAAATCTTCTTTGCAGAACAGTTCGACGCATTCCGCAGACAGTGCGGCGTGAGCACCAAGTACGTTGAGAGCCTGTCGCGGTGCGTGAAATGGGACTCGACGGGCGGAAAGTCTGGATCGGCTTTTCTCAAGACGTTGGACGACCGGTTTATCATTAAAGAGCTGAGCCGGTCGGAGTTGGAGGCGTTTGTGCAATTTGCGCCGAGCTACTTTGAATACTTTGCACAGGCGCTGTTCCACAGCCTGCCCACGGTGCTAGTCAAGATCTTTGGATTCTACCAGATCCAGGTCAAGACCAACATGCCCGGGGCGCGGTCTTACACGATGAACGTGCTGATTATGGAGAATTTGTTCTACAACCGCAAGATGACGCGAATATTCGACTTGAAGGGCTCGATGCGCAACAGACACGTCGAACAAACGGGCAAGGAgaacgaggtgctgctggacgaaaaTATGGTGGAGTACATTTACGAGTCGCCGCTGTTTGTGCGCGAGAACGCGAAACGGCTGCTGCGCGCGTCGTTGTGGAACGATACGCTGTTTCTTGCCAAAATGAACGTGATGGACTACTCGCTGGTGGTGGGCATTGACTCGGAAAACAAGGAGTTGGTGGTGGGAATCATCGACTGTATCCGAACGTTCACTTGGGACAAAAAACTGGAGAGCTGGGTCAAGGAAAAGGGCTTGGTGGGGGGTACTGGTGTTGGCAAGGAACCGACGGTGATCACGCCGAAACAGTATAAAAATCGGTTCCGCGAGGCAATGGAGCGGTACATTTTGATGGCCCCGGGTCCGTTTTACACCAGTACGTAA
- a CDS encoding putative secreted protein — protein MSFRKRVTASAVNSPVVASVHAAVALSSDETQQMLDQFISECDHLEATAMDKSYHGPDSTTLSQLKRLQRELRGLPPLLLEGQAKERSEKVPKKTVFEDAAQKPKKIVFDDEPVGDDTVGAEATEADETVMSDENSEEKRKKRKLEKKEKREKKEKKERKDKKSKKEKSEE, from the coding sequence ATGTCATTTCGCAAGAGAGTCACGGCGTCGGCTGTGAACTCGCCCGTTGTTGCCAGCGTTCATGCGGCGGTCGCTTTGTCGTCAGACGAGACCCAGCAGATGCTGGACCAGTTCATTAGCGAGTGCGACCATCTCGAGGCCACCGCCATGGATAAAAGCTACCACGGACCTGATTCGACCACTCTGAGCCAGCTGAAACGGCTGCAGAGAGAACTGCGGGGTCTGCCGCCACTACTGCTGGAAGGCCAGGCCAAGGAAAGGAGCGAGAAGGTGCCGAAGAAGACTGTTTTCGAGGATGCTGCCCAGAAGCCCAAAAAgattgtgtttgacgacgagccggTGGGGGATGACACAGTGGGAGCTGAGGCAACAGAGGCCGACGAGACAGTGATGAGTGACGAGAACAGTGAAGAGAAGCGGAAGAAGCGCaaactggagaagaaggagaagagagagaagaaggagaagaaggagcgaaaggacaagaaaagcaaaaaggaaaagagCGAGGAGTGA
- a CDS encoding Diaminohydroxyphosphoribosylamino-pyrimidinedeaminase codes for MVLDTRFFEPIERGDIEDHVFEMYVEHAPPESAGLGYLSRTNEVRVAVGDDEYVVQQSVSAFNGSNRDGTTGFLTWSTSKKVAEWLLQPNNAVFDAIRNSSIVELGSGVSGLLACSVGRKCRHYVCTDQQGVMKLLKSNISRNGGVFESSTIPTENTSRRHNVPRIDAVTFDWESSSTEEVLELVKGYPDFIITCDTIYNPYLIPHLVRAAETLAGPQTGILVAVQLRESSLLNDFLVHAVARFCVYRVPGVGDGYGVYYLEK; via the coding sequence ATGGTGTTGGACACCCGGTTTTTTGAGCCGATCGAACGTGGAGACATCGAGGACCATGTGTTTGAGATGTATGTTGAGCATGCACCGCCGGAGAGCGCCGGGCTGGGGTATTTGTCGCGGACAAACGAGGTACGGGTCGCGGTTGGAGACGACGAGTATGTGGTCCAGCAgtctgtttctgctttcAACGGTAGCAACAGGGACGGCACAACGGGGTTTTTAACGTGGTCGACGTCGAAAAAGGTGGCTGAGTGGCTTCTGCAGCCGAATAACGCCGTCTTCGACGCAATCAGGAATTCTAGCATAGTGGAGCTGGGGTCCGGCGTGTCGGGGCTGCTAGCGTGCTCGGTGGGCCGCAAATGCCGTCATTATGTTTGCACTGACCAACAAGGCGTGAtgaagctgctcaagagCAACATAAGTCGCAACGGCGGCGTTTTCGAGTCGTCTACTATCCCTACCGAAAATACATCCAGACGACACAACGTGCCGCGAATCGACGCCGTGACGTTCGATTGGGAGTCCTCGTCGACCGAGGAGGTTCTAGAACTTGTTAAAGGATATCCAGATTTTATCATTACCTGTGATACTATATACAATCCGTACTTGATACCGCATCTGGTGCGGGCTGCCGAGACGCTGGCGGGGCCACAAACAGGCATTTTGGTCGCGGTGCAGCTGCGCGAAAGCAGTCTGTTGAACGATTTCCTGGTCCACGCTGTGGCTCGGTTCTGTGTGTATCGTGTACCGGGGGTTGGAGACGGCTATGGAGTGTACtatctggagaaataa
- a CDS encoding translation initiation factor eIF-3 subunit 3: MTISVEISASVALKISKVGEDTYPATEAGPLFGLDIASKPSEDKRHTAIKVSHAFQFPPSYTNDEIFSLRASNVKYQNDLLAKLKDTKVGVKHLGWFLTTNGGRFVSQSLIEAIINQQNQNLTENRDSTPVVVLVFDTLKSMDGLLSLRAFKLSDSFVRAWKSDERFVSKNLYENRLTYRNIFEEVPLKIKNNHLSNLKLQELSPEFEEDSCLELTGATLASMNLTVDNLAEAVDNFNHTLGNLNYYQRNLSRELVKINQWKQQIKQQNEAKLKIDPNAKLTETENDWHRHFRLPIQPSKYDNLVTSGLINSYCNSLETDGSIEQVKIAGIEECN; the protein is encoded by the coding sequence ATGACTATCAGCGTGGAGATCAGCGCCAGCGTGGCCCTGAAAATCAGCAAGGTCGGCGAAGACACATACCCAGCAACGGAGGCGGGTCCACTGTTTGGATTGGATATCGCCAGCAAGCCAAGCGAAGACAAAAGACACACGGCAATAAAGGTTTCCCATGCGTTCCAGTTCCCACCGTCCTATACAAACGACGAGATTTTCAGTCTCAGGGCATCTAACGTCAAGTACCAGAACGACCTGCTTGCGAAGCTCAAAGACACAAAAGTGGGAGTGAAACACTTAGGGTGgtttttgacgacgaaCGGCGGCCGGTTCGTGAGCCAGTCGCTCATTGAAGCGATTATCAAccagcagaaccagaacCTGACAGAAAACAGAGACTCGACGCCTGTGGTGGTGCTAGTTTTCGACACTCTCAAGTCGATGGACGGTCTGCTGAGCCTGAGAGCGTTCAAGCTGAGCGACTCGTTTGTTAGAGCATGGAAGTCGGACGAAAGATTTGTGTCGAAAAACCTGTACGAGAACAGACTCACGTACAGGAACATTTTTGAGGAGGTGCCTCTGAAAATAAAGAACAACCACCTGTCCAACTTGAAGTTGCAGGAGCTGAGCCCAGAGTTCGAGGAGGACTCGTGTCTGGAGCTGACGGGCGCAACATTGGCGTCGATGAACCTGACCGTGGACAACCTGGCCGAGGCCGTCGACAACTTCAACCACACCTTGGGAAATCTCAACTACTACCAGCGCAACTTGTCCAGAGAGCTTGTGAAGATTAACCAATGGAAAcagcagatcaaacagCAGAACGAGGCGAAACTCAAGATAGATCCGAACGCGAAACTCACAGAGACAGAGAACGACTGGCACAGACACTTCAGACTGCCTATCCAGCCGTCTAAGTACGACAACCTGGTGACGAGCGGGCTGATAAATAGCTACTGCAACAGCCTCGAAACCGACGGCTCGATCGAGCAGGTCAAGATTGCCGGAATCGAGGAGTGTAACTAA
- a CDS encoding Lysine--tRNA ligase, cytoplasmic, giving the protein MSDKVEEVTESLQKTYLDEVTGEQVSKSELKKRQKLRALEAKKAEKAKKAAETAPKVTKKKDDMANLNPNQYFEIRSAQINELRQPHSEKNPYPHKFHVSLRLDQFREKYAHLKKGETLPDVKVSVAGRIMVKRESGSKLKFYNLAGEGTNVQIMAQAQDAEGDFQEMHDILRRGDIIGVEGYPGRTNPAKGGEGELSVFATKVKLLTPCLHMLPTEHYGFKDQEARYRKRYLDLIMNKSTKDTFVTRSKIISYIRKFLDSRNFIEVETPMMNVIAGGATAKPFITHHNDLDMDMYMRIAPELFLKELVVGGLERVYEIGRQFRNEGIDMTHNPEFTTCEFYEAYADVYDLMDTTELLFSEMVKEITGDYKIKYHPDGPDGKELTLDFSRPWKRINMIEELEKLFDVKFPPGDQLHTKETGEFLKSILIKHKLDCPPPLTNARMLDKLVGELEDTCINPTFIFGHPQMMSPLAKYDRSKPGLCERFEVFVATKEICNAYTELNDPFDQRQRFEEQARQKAQGDDEAQLIDETFCNALEYGLPPTAGWGCGIDRLAMFLTDSNTIREVLLFPTLKPDQVTKGEEKKEDKQE; this is encoded by the coding sequence ATGTCTGATAAAGTTGAGGAAGTGACAGAATCTTTGCAAAAGACCTATTTGGACGAGGTCACCGGCGAACAGGTGTCCAAGTcggagctgaagaagagacagaagCTGCGTGCTctggaggccaagaaggctgaaaaggccaagaaggctGCCGAGACCGCGCCAAAGgtcaccaagaagaaggatgACATGGCCAACCTCAACCCTAACCAGTACTTCGAAATTAGATCGGCTcagatcaacgagctcagaCAGCCGCACAGCGAGAAAAACCCTTACCCTCACAAGTTCCATGTTTCGCTGAGACTCGACCAGTTCAGAGAGAAGTATGCCCATCTCAAGAAAGGTGAGACTTTGCCAGACGTCAAGGTCTCTGTTGCGGGCAGAATCATGGTCAAGAGAGAGTCCGGATCGAAGCTGAAGTTCTACAACCTGGCCGGAGAAGGCACTAACGTTCAGATCATGGCCCAAGCCCAGGACGCCGAAGGAGACTTCCAAGAGATGCATGACATACTCAGAAGAGGAGATATCATTGGTGTTGAGGGCTACCCGGGAAGAACGAACCCAGCAAAAGGCGGTGAGGGCGAGCTTTCTGTGTTTGCTACCAAGGTCAAGCTTCTGACTCCATGTCTGCACATGCTGCCAACCGAGCACTACGGATTCAAGGACCAGGAGGCAAGATACAGAAAAAGATATTTGGACCTGATCATGAACAAGTCCACCAAGGATACTTTTGTCACCAGATCCAAGATTATCTCTTACATTAGAAAGTTCCTGGACAGCAGGAACTTTATTGAGGTCGAGACTCCGATGATGAACGTCAttgctggaggagccaCGGCAAAGCCTTTTATTACCCACCATAACGATCTGGACATGGATATGTACATGAGAATTGCTCCTGAGTTGTTTTTGAAGGAACTGGTTGTTGGTGGTCTGGAGAGAGTGTACGAGATTGGCAGACAGTTCAGAAATGAGGGTATCGACATGACCCACAACCCGGAGTTCACCACGTGCGAGTTCTACGAGGCCTATGCCGACGTGTACGACCTGATGGACACCACTGAGCTTCTGTTCTCGGAGATGGTCAAGGAGATCACTGGAGACTACAAGATCAAGTACCATCCGGACGGTCCTGACGGCAAGGAGCTGACCCTGGACTTCTCGAGGCCATGGAAGAGAATCAACAtgattgaggagctggagaagcttTTCGACGTCAAGTTCCCTCCGGGAGACCAGCTGCACACCAAGGAGACCGGCGAGTTCCTCAAGAGCATTTTGATCAAGCACAAACTAGACTGTCCTCCACCGCTCACCAACGCCAGAATGCTCGACAAGCTCGTTGGAGAGCTCGAGGACACCTGTATCAACCCTACGTTTATCTTCGGCCACCCGCAGATGATGTCTCCGCTGGCCAAGTACGACAGATCCAAGCCGGGTCTGTGTGAACGGTTCGAGGTCTTCGTGGCCACCAAGGAGATCTGTAACGCGTACACGGAGCTGAACGACCCATTCGATCAGAGACAGAGATTTGAGGAGCAGGCAAGACAGAAGGCCCAGGGAGACGACGAAGCccagctgatcgacgagacgTTCTGCAACGCTTTGGAGTACGGTCTGCCACCGACCGCCGGATGGGGCTGTGGTATCGATAGACTGGCCATGTTCTTGACCGACTCAAACACCATCAGAgaggtgctgctgttccCAACCCTGAAACCAGACCAAGTGACCAAGGGcgaggaaaagaaggagGACAAGCAGGAGTAA